A region from the Halobellus litoreus genome encodes:
- a CDS encoding cytochrome b/b6 domain-containing protein has translation MPFGIEIFRYAQRAGREVIVGLSWDILLVFAFIGTLTFLVHYVLRELWNPTDHTSRADDPSKSEVEHSLEEQGVDEIKRFTLAQRASHWVMAIAIFALMLSGFVIMNTEVTLRAIPGLSWLDVHIVSAVVLLGYVVFHLGHVAYKGTWSKMWFGVADAKDLWRRFKNLVGMTDEYPRQFEYPSAQKLLHWGVTGASLAVIATGFVLLRRVSLEPLWAATREFSFLGISFGLGTADAPGLIAWSFVFHDFFAVALLALVMGHIYFALRPNEWAITKSMITGRVTVEEYAEKYSPKSWQIGGSKATDGGDVDPDESK, from the coding sequence ATGCCATTCGGGATCGAGATATTCAGATATGCTCAGCGCGCGGGGCGGGAAGTCATCGTCGGGTTGAGCTGGGACATCCTGCTCGTGTTCGCGTTCATCGGGACGCTCACGTTCCTCGTACACTACGTGCTGCGAGAGCTGTGGAACCCGACGGACCACACGTCGCGAGCGGACGACCCGTCGAAGTCCGAGGTCGAACACTCCCTCGAAGAGCAGGGCGTCGACGAGATCAAGCGCTTCACGCTCGCACAGCGGGCCTCTCACTGGGTGATGGCCATCGCCATCTTCGCGCTGATGCTCTCGGGATTCGTGATAATGAACACGGAGGTGACGCTGCGAGCGATCCCGGGGCTGTCGTGGCTGGACGTCCACATCGTCTCGGCGGTCGTCCTCCTCGGCTACGTCGTCTTCCACCTCGGCCACGTCGCCTACAAGGGGACCTGGTCGAAGATGTGGTTCGGCGTCGCTGACGCCAAGGACCTCTGGCGACGCTTCAAGAACCTCGTGGGGATGACCGACGAGTACCCCCGACAGTTCGAGTATCCCAGCGCACAGAAGTTGCTCCACTGGGGGGTGACCGGCGCGTCCCTCGCCGTGATCGCGACCGGCTTCGTCCTCCTGCGCCGGGTGAGCCTCGAGCCGCTGTGGGCCGCCACGCGGGAGTTCTCGTTCCTCGGGATCTCGTTCGGCCTCGGGACGGCCGACGCGCCGGGGTTGATCGCCTGGAGTTTCGTCTTCCACGACTTCTTCGCCGTCGCGCTCCTGGCGCTCGTGATGGGTCACATCTACTTCGCGCTGCGGCCGAACGAGTGGGCGATCACGAAGAGTATGATCACGGGCCGCGTCACCGTCGAGGAGTACGCCGAGAAGTACTCGCCGAAGTCCTGGCAGATCGGCGGCTCGAAGGCCACGGACGGCGGCGACGTCGATCCCGATGAATCGAAGTGA
- a CDS encoding proteasome assembly chaperone family protein, with translation MSASGSQSTPDFTITHETEPSETLLAGFSSFGLAGLTAADYIVDRLGLEERGHLSAEGLPTVTPFENGRPRHHTRLFSRDDLDVTVLVGELFVPVGVGRTFADAVLDWTESNGVREIAILSGVPIPHGPEEHRTFYVATDDYREKRLAEGSVPAMGRGFLDGTNAALIERGIDSPLGVCTFVTPVHAQVPDVQASIRLVETVEEIYEIDIDAGPLEAFAAEVEQYYAELAERMQERDDELPEDRMYM, from the coding sequence ATGAGCGCGTCAGGATCCCAGTCCACTCCCGACTTCACGATCACGCACGAGACCGAGCCGAGCGAAACGCTCCTGGCGGGGTTTTCCTCGTTCGGACTCGCAGGACTCACCGCGGCCGACTACATCGTCGACCGCCTCGGACTCGAGGAGCGCGGGCACCTCTCGGCCGAGGGGCTCCCGACGGTTACCCCGTTCGAGAACGGCCGGCCGAGACACCACACGCGACTGTTCTCGCGCGACGATCTCGACGTGACCGTCCTGGTCGGAGAGCTGTTCGTCCCCGTCGGCGTCGGACGAACGTTCGCCGACGCGGTCCTCGACTGGACCGAATCGAACGGGGTCCGCGAGATCGCGATTCTCTCGGGCGTCCCGATTCCGCACGGCCCGGAGGAGCACCGGACATTCTACGTCGCCACCGACGACTACCGCGAGAAGCGGCTCGCGGAGGGGTCGGTGCCGGCGATGGGGCGCGGATTCCTCGACGGAACCAACGCGGCGCTGATCGAGCGGGGTATCGACTCGCCGCTGGGCGTCTGCACGTTCGTCACGCCCGTCCACGCCCAGGTCCCGGACGTGCAGGCGTCGATCAGGCTCGTCGAAACCGTCGAAGAGATCTACGAGATCGACATCGACGCCGGACCGCTGGAGGCGTTCGCGGCCGAGGTCGAACAGTACTACGCGGAACTCGCAGAGCGGATGCAGGAACGGGACGACGAACTGCCCGAGGATCGAATGTATATGTAG